The DNA segment TGAGGTTGTGATTGAGGAGTTGGACAAAATTTATCATATTTATCCTGGGCTGAAACCTGTCACAGCCACATACAGTAAGTTTTCCTTTATTTTTACATTTCTCTGTCACATCTGTGCTTTGCTGAAGAATCAATGTGGCATATAAGTCTCACTCTCCATTTCAGCATTTACTGACAGCACCCAGAAAGATCTCCTGAAATTAGTTGGTAACATCCCAGTTAAATATGAAGGTAAGTCTATTGAATAATCATAAACGCTGCCATGTCACTGTGGGCTGGTGGTTTATTATTTTCTGGTAATGGGATGGTTCTTGTTTTAAGGCCGCTCCTACAACTTCCCCATTCAGCTGTGGCTGCTGGATTCTTTTCCCTTCACTCCTCCCATATGTCTGCTGAGGCCGACCGCTGACATGGTTATCATCGAAGGCAAACATGTTGATGCCAAAGGCCGGATTCACTTACCAGGACTTCACAGTTGGGATTATGTAAGGTGCATCGCTTTTTaaggaaaatttaaaaaatatttagaaGTAAccctgaaaggtttttttttgtttgttttgttttttagatgctGTGTGTTTTGATGTTGGTAACCACAGTACAGCCAGTGGGCTCAGTCATGAGACATTTCACTTGTGACTGGAATCCATTCAGTTGTAGTGGCCTGATTGTCACAAAACTTGGGATGTACATTACATATAGTGATCCCAAGAAGCTTATCGATTTTTGGCGTCAAAAGTCAAAATcacagctgtattttgtaaaagcCTTCTGCAAAAGCAACCCccccccaaccaaaaaaaaaaaaaaacatggttaaTGCATTATCCATAATGACCCCAAGAAGCACATTGATTTTAAAGTCAAATGAGCTCAGCCATGATCAGGTGTACACATTAGGGTCCACTTTGGGTGAAAAAAATGAATTGTCAGATAGCAACTTTTGACTTTGTGCAACTGGAAATATACTATATTGGccacattttgtgaaaatttcATGAAGGAATCGATAAAATTTTTTATTTGGCAATCATTTAACTGAACATACCTGTGGAATTTTTCAGATGTAATATTCTTACTTAGCATTGGTAAATTCTTCCATCAAAGTTGCTTTATGTGTGCTAAATTTTAAGTATGTTAGTCTGAGAGTTGTTATTCATGATTGCCATAAATGATTGTGActtttgatttttaaaaatcTAAGAAATTTCTATAATTCTTAAGATTTTAACACTTCTCAGTGATACATATTCTTGAATACATCACAGGATGAGGATATATTATAGTTTAGCTTGATAAATTACAGTGAGGGTGTATCACATTTGTCAGACCCTATAAAACACATTGTTCCTAAAGATTTGCCAAATACATCTCTATTAAAAGAGTATGTGGAGAACTAAAAATGTTATGGACACTACAGGATGTCTATCAGAAGAGTTTCTCATCTATGGTGTTTCTCATCTATTTTGTCAGAAAAATTGTATTTTGTGTTTTGGATGTtaataatatttattataaaacatTAATATTTTGTGTGCATTATAACCAACATGGATTATTGGGGACTTTCAAACAAAAGCAGATGGCAGCTCCACCCCAATAGTGCAGGTGGGCTCTAGGACAGATTGAGTCTGGTCTATTCAGTAAAGCATCATGCAGCTTCACACTGTTGCAACTTTGAATTTGTGGGATGTATATAGATCAATTAGATACTAAGGACACTAGTAATATAGTTAGTATTATCTGGTAATGACTCACCTGACTTGCATGGCTAGATATGGGGTAGAAGTACAACCTGGCATTAGATTACATTTGTATGTCTCAACAGTATGTTAGTCCCATACTATTGGAAACTGTGAATTGAATGGAAGACCTGTTCTATGAAGAAATGGTACAGACGTTTCATTTATATGGCTTTTCCTGCTGCATTGATGATGACTTGGTTATAAAAGATAGTTTGTGTTTTCTTTAACCTCTATTCATAGAGTAGTTATACTGGTATGTGTTTTTTCTGCAATAAGTTGAACTGGTGATGTGTTATCGTAGGTTGTTTGTTATGCAGGAAGTTGAGCTGGTGATGTGCTATCTTAAAAGTGTCACAAGTATGGTTTTTCTCTACGTTTTAGGAAACGGCTTACATATTCTTGTTCAGGGTAGTCAGTTCCATTTCACAAGATATGACCTGCATAACACCTGGAGCACTTTCTTGGCCTCATTTGATCAAGTGTTTTGAGCTAAAGGCCCATGGGCTTTTGAGTGAATGCAGTATTCTACCGACTTAAAAATGATTCAGATGGTATTATGGGGCTTCTACATGTATTTGGTTCATGGACACTACACGTGTTATGGACACTACATTTTGAGTAAAATTACTGCAccgtttttaacatttttttgttaTTACAATATCATGATAGCATATGATTATCAGCAAGGCATTTAATCCTGGCATTTTTTCAAATGGCCTGCGTTACGGACACTACAAAAGATTTTGGACAAATGACCAGTAAACATTCCTGCTCTGGTATGCAGAGATACATTATAGCAACATATAGTTATGACCTCATTATGAAAAGCACTACTATTGGACACAACATTGTTTATGCCTAATACCTATTTAAAAGCCATTCAGGTTTTCTGGCAGTGAATATAAGATTAAATGTAAAATTTTGATAAAATGCATAACAGTGTTGTCTATTTCTTCATTGCATAATAATTCTGTGTAGAACCCACCGATCCTTTTGCGGTAAATGAGAAACAAGAATGTAGTAATATTACTAGTGACACCACATAGATCGATTTGTATATTTCCACTGCTAGTTACTTAACATTGACTCCAAACATTGTGTAAATAGCAACTTCTATAATGACAAAAATGCTGTCAAAAAGTATGATAATGtgtagtctgaaaaagtaaaaatGCGTTTTTTTCAAGGTTCTAATGTTATGAATTTGTAGATTTGAATGTATTCCCGAATTAAGCAATTTGAATAGAATTATTGCCATTTGACATACTTTTGAGGGCATAACACAGGGTAGTGTTCATGTGCACACCTGATTGTGGCTAAGCTGAATGTAAATCACTGAAGTGTACCTTGAATAAACCTACAATGGTAAGAGGGTCAACATTTGTTCAGGGTGCGATGGGTTAATGCAGACTATACACTTTTTCTttcgtttgtgtgtttgttttttaacagccCAAGTCATCTGTGGTGGGTCTTCTTGATGAAATGATTAAAAAGTTTGAGGAGGATCCGCCACTGTCCGCAAAAACCACAGAAGACAAAAAAGATGAACTCATGGCGTTCGTCTCTAATCTCCAGATAAGTGAAGGTACATCTCAGCTGACAGTGATGTTGATGAAAACAGGTTCTGCATTTGTTGTTGGTATCTTAATTTAGTCTAGATTTATTTCAGGTCATGCCAGACGAGATAAATCAGTCAAGGTCTCAGTTATTGGTGGTGGAGATTTGGGAATGGCAACAGTAATGGCCATTTTGGCAAaggtaaagtgtgtgtgtgtgtgtgtgtgtgtgtgtgtgtgtgtgtgtgtgtgtgtgtgtgtgtgtgtgtgagagaaataccaaggggccgaatacttttgcaaaacactgtgtatatacagttgtatgtaaaagttttggcacccctgatcattttcatgattttcctttataaatcattaattgtttggatcagcaatttcagttaaatatgtcatatagcagataaacacagtgatatttgagaagtgaaatgaagtttataggatttactgaaagtgtgcaataatttttttaaacaaaattaggcaggtgcataaatttgggcaccccaacagaaaaaaatccatcaatatttagtagatcctccttttggagaaattatagcctctaaacgcttcctatagcttccaatgagtctggattctggttgaaggtattttggaccactcttctttacaaaacatctcaagtttgttggtttccgagcatggacagcctgcttaaaatcacactacagattttcaataatattgggCCCCTTGGCATTTCGCACATTTTAATTTTAATCAATTAATATCTGACATCTAGATTTTTTCAAAAAGAaggcctgaaagttcagctacaattttccagaaggtcCATCTGTGATGCAAGCCTTGATatgtttttgtgaaagaaaatctttctctataactcttcatcatgaagctgtataactggggatacaaaatgtaaaacatgcactatgcacaatttctccaatcacagccacagaagcctataacttctgcgttgtctgggtgtcttgtggCTTCTTCTGATTCTTCTTCTTGAGCGCCCACtcggtttttcagaactgtctactccacacatttTTACCATAGAGTGGCAtacttgtttgtatttctttataactgatgttaacaaagtccaagacatatccagtgacttggaaatgtttatgtatccatcccctgacatctgaagaaaactggcactaaaactgattatttacaggtattttaccaaagtgttccattacttatgcaacccatcatcttggcttttatattttttattaatttacagtgaggaaaataagtatttgaacaccctgcaattttgcaagtcaatcaatcaatcaattttatttatatagcgccaaatcacaacaaacaattgccccaaggcgccttatattgtaaggcaaggccatacaataattacgtaaaaaccccaacggtcaaaacgaccccctgtgagcaagcacttggcgacagtgggaaggaaaaactcccttttaacaggaagaaatctccagcagaaccaggctcagggaggggcagtcttctgctgggactggttggggctgagggagagaaccaggaaaaagacatgctgtggaggggtgcagagattaaatgcagagtggtgcatacagagcaaaaagagaaagaaacactcagtgcatcatgggaaccccccagcagtctaagtctatagcagcataactaagggatggttcagggtcacctgatccatcctgatcatctgcgtaacaatgaaaatttaagcaatgccgtctaataatactgcctaagggaagcatgtataaagtgaataaaattggtcctagcacagaaccttgtggaactccataattaaccttagtctgtgaagaagattccccatttacatgaacaaattgtaatctattagataaatatgattcaaaccaccgcagcgcagtgcctttaatacctatggcgtgctctaatctctgtaataaaattgtatggtcaacagtatcaaaagcagcactgaggtctaacagaacaagcacagagatgagtccactgtctgaggccataagaagatcaattgtaaccttcactaatgctgtttctgtactatgatgaattctaaaacctgactgaaactcttcaaatagaccattcctctgcagatgatcagttagctgttttacaactaccctttcaagaatttttgagagaaaaggaaggttggagattggtctataattagctaagatagctgggtcaagtgatggctttttaagtaatggtttaattactgccaccttaaaagcctgtggtacatagccaactaataaagatagattgatcatatttaagatcgaagtattaaataatggtagggcttccttgagcagcctggtaggaatggggtctaatagacatgttgatggtttggatgaagtaactaatgaaaataactcagacagaacaatcggagagaaagagtctaaccaaataccggcatcactgaaagcagccaaagataacgatacgtctttgggatggttatgagtaattttttctctaatagttaaaattttattagcaaaaaaagtcatgaagtcattactagttaaagttaaaggaatactcggctcaatagagctctgactctttgtcagcctggctacagtgctgaaaagaaacctggggttgttcttattttcttcaattagtgatgagtagtaagatgtcctagctttacggagggcttttttatagagcaacagactctttttccaggctaagtgaagatcttctaaattagtgagatgccatttcctctccaacttaagggttatctgctttaagctgcgagtttgtgagttataccacggagtgaggcacttctgatttaaagctctctttttcagaggagctacagcatccaaagttgtcttcaatgaggatgtaaaactgttgacgagatactctatctcacttacagagtttaggtagctactctgcactgtgttggtatatggcattagagaacataaagaaggaatcatatccttaaacctagttacagcgctttctgaaagacttctagtgtaatgaaacttattccccactgctgggtagtccatcagagtaaatgtaaatgttattaagaaatgatcagacagaagggagttttcagggaatactgttaagtcttccatttccataccataagtcagaacaagatctaaaatatgattaaagtggtaggtggactcatttacattttgagcaaagccaattgagtctaataatagattaaatgcagtgttgaggctgtcattctcagcatctgtgtggatgttaaaatcgcccactataattatcttatctgagccaagcactaagtcagacaaaaggtctgaaaagttctcccacttagaaatcatggaggggtctgacatcttcatcttaggtgcatgtccactgtgagagacataataaaaaaaaaaaaaaaaaaaatccggaaatcacaatgtatgattttttttttttttttttttttttttttttttaatttatttatgttactgctgcaaataagtatttcaacacctgtgaaaatcaatgttaatatttggtacagtagcctttgtttggaattacagaggtcaaacgtttcctgtagtttttcaccaggtttgcacacactgcagcagggattttggcccagtcctccacacagatcttctctagatcagccatgttactgggctgtcactgagaaacacgggagtttcagctccctccaaagattttctattgggttttggtctggagactggctcgaccactccagaaccttgatatgcttcttacggagccgctCCTtgcttatcctggctgtgtgcttcgggtcattgtcatgttggaagacccatccacgacaactgagggaaggaggttgttccccaaaatctcgcaatacatggccccggtcatcctctccttaatacggtgcagtcatcctgtcccatgtgcagaaaaacacccccaaagcatgatgcttccacccccatgcttcacagtagggacagtgtttttgggatggtactcagcattcttcttcctccaaacaaggtgagtggaattaagaccaaaaagttctattttggactcatctgaccacataactttctcccatgacttctttggatcatccaaatggtcataggtaaacttaagatgggcctggacgtgtgctgatttaagcaggggaaccgtctgtgccatgcatgattttaacccattacttcttagtgtattacccacagtaaccttggaaacagtggtgtcagctctcttcaggtcattgaccggctcctcccatgcagttctgggctgattcctcacctttcttaggatcattgatacgccacgaggtgggatcttgcatggagccccagtccgagggagattgacagtcatgtttagcttttttcattttctaataattgctccaacagttgatcttttttcaccaagctgcttggcagttgccctttccagccttgtggaggtctacagttttgtctctggtgtctttggacagctctttagtcttagccatgttagtagttggagtcttactgattgtgtggggtggacaggtgtctttatgcagctaacgacgtcaaataggtgcttctaatttggaataataagtcgAGTGGAGGTGGGctttttagaggcagactaacaggtccttgagggccagaatttttgctgattggtaggtgttcaaatacttatttgcagcagtaacatgcaaataaattattaaaaaaaaatcatacattgtgatttccagatttttttttttttttttagattgtctctcacagtggacatgcacctaagatgaaaatttcagacccctccatgatttataagtgggagaacttgcgaaattgcagggtgttcaaatacttattttcctcactgtttatgaagttgtagagacttgctgtcagtttcagtttaaggaagataatttttgaaaattttatattgAGCAGCCTGATTTACTATTTGTATTTGAACTGGCatacataaattaaaatgtgtgaaataccaaagggcCGCATACTTTCTCAAGGTACTGTATGAGTGTGTGACTAAAATGCCATGTTCCAGTATTTTATTACTGATGGATCACTTTTTACCCTCTTAATTGAAATGCAGGGTGACGTGGATAAACTCGTCTTCATTGATGTTGCTGAAAGTTCTACTAAGGGTGGCAGCACAGATCTGGAGATTTTTAGTCTTCCTAAGGTAGAGGTATCCAAAGGTAGGTTTTGTTCTTTGACACATAAACATGATGGTTCAGTGGTGGGTGAGCTGGTATTTTGACACTATTGTTGAAAATCTGAGTTGAATCATCATGATATCAAGCATCCTTAGGAAACAGTCTCACCATCAATGACTGATCACTTACCACAGTGAATGCTGTTGGGGGCCACACCATTTGTGGTCTGCAACTCACATTAGCCATATGCTcccttttgatttgatttgtcattTTGCCCAGTATGTTTACCATAAAAGTATTTTTGTTTCTGCCTTAGTGGTGGGAAATGGCTTGATGCAGTTCCATACCTGAACATCTGAACATAACTACATCTAAAAATTGTGGGATGCTGTGGAGTTTCTGTGATGATCATTACCCCACccccccactaccaccaccaccaccaccacccaccatCTCATGGGCACAGAAAAAATTCCAAATGCTTCATGAGACCCATTTTTCCATCACGACATTCCACTGCAGATGCAGTTATGTGAAGTCTGTCTGGTGGCATTTTGTGATGTGTAAATTAAATGCTTTAAACATAGCACCCAACACTGAtttgtttactgtgtgttttcatCTTTgtcaatttccacataaattcagcattatttcataataaaagacgggggactgatcagagcgtgacagcagcacgtctgagactgactctacacccaaagagatcaaagggaataattaaccaccagatgacatcattctaaagtcagttttaagcagaaaccaggCGATAATCTGATAATCACTGCTAACGCCACCACCGGTTCCACTCTTTCTGGAGAGGAAACACGCTTTAAGAATTTTCTCCTGGCCACGCAAAAAAAAGAAATGATGAAGTCtgtggttagatccatgttttgaagacttCCTCACACTGTGCTGGGCTTCAAGTTTTGTTTGTACTAGttgcactgtttaaaaaaaaacaacctcacTTTCcacctcaaaatattatctttggaaaatctgtccacctcaTAAGCTGTACGAGTCCTTTTACGCAGCATTGTAAAACAcagattttaaccattttgacatattcaccatCAAATTCCACAAAATACACTGctttcacagtttaaaaaaaaaattaagtttttcACCATTTATTTCAATAGAGAGTCTCGAGGCGTGGCTTGAGATGATGTCATCAAAATTCATCTTCCTCACAGCTTGATGATCTGTTTaacagcagcaggtgaaatcaggccaatttccccatgtttatgattttaatttctcagggcatatggcaccaaaactaaaacacagtacatcattattttcataattctttatttatttagaataattAGCTcaattgacattttatttacttgttATACGCACTTTAAAGATGGGGACCAGCACCCCAGTTtaccaatccagaggtactgtccccgacTTCCATGCAACATTATATAAGCATGTCAACCATGACATcccaacaacatccaaaaacttCAGCATCTCAGCACAGATCTCGTCCACTCCTCCGCGACTTGCtgctgaagtgttttttttttttttttttttttttgaccatctTGGTGACTTCTGTCAGGGTGACGGCACCAGATCCACCTTagtcttccatccctgcctcctcAGCAGAGGGTGTGTCAGTAGGACTGAGGAGATCCTCAGTGTTCTTTCCACCACCTGATGATATCCTTAAAACAGTTTATTAGCTCTCCATCCTTGCTCAACACAGCCTGGGGTAAGAACTGCCTCCGTTTCCTGAAGCACCTGACAGTTTACCAGAACCGCTTTGAGGCTGACTGAAAGTTGTGCTCGGTGGCCTTTCCAAACTCCTCCTATACCAGAGTTTTTGCTTCAGCTGCGACTGCGGCCGCAGTCCTTccagcctgccggtacctgtccaGGTTAACAATATTACTGTTTTCAACTTGTAAAGCGCCTTGTGTGCACGTTCTGTCAGAAAGGTGTCTTTCATTTGAAATATATTATGCAAATGATGTTTTATCCCTGCCGCCTGCACATTATTACAAGGAGATTACAGAGCAGACTTATATGTTGACATTTAGATTGAAAATGTTCATTTTGTACAAATTAGTGTCATGTGCTTTGACATaacattaaatttatttttggatTCATATTTGACATTTCATAGGAAAGAATTTGGGAACCCGCTAACATACCGCTGATGCTTTCTCTCTTGTTAGATTTGTCTGCCTCTGCAGGCTCCAAGGTTGTTGTGGTAACTGCAAATGCATGGAGCGGTGATCAGTCCTACACAAATGTGGTTCAGACTAACGTGGACTTGTTCCGGGGAATTATCCCAAACCTGGTTCATCTCAGCCCCAACACCGTCATGCTCGTTGCTTCACAGCCAGGTCGGTGCCGGTGATACTCCACCAATTAAATGGAAGGTTTAGGATTGTGATCATTACCTCTTGCTCTTTTCTCAGTGGACATCATGACTCATGTGGCGTGGAGGCAGAGTGGCCTGCCTCCAAACCGGGTGGTTGGAGCAGGATGTAATCTGGATTCTGAGAGACTTTCTCAAATTCTGGATATTAACCTGAACATTCACAAACAAGCCTGGGTCATCGGAGAACATTCAGACAGTAAAGGTGAGTCACATTGGATCACTGACACCTTTTAGAGCTGGTTGGTTCATGAATCACCCTGGTTGATGATTCACATCTTCATACTGAATCATCTGTCATGTGTTCGAGGTCTCTGTTAACCCAGATCCTATGAGTCCCCTGGCTGGCTGCTGCTAAGTGTATGAAGCGAGTTAGCAGACTCACCAGAAACACTGCGGTCTCAGATGATTCGGTCTGTGACTGAAGTCAGTGAACCGAATCACTTCATTTGGATTCAGTTCACTCAGTGAATCTAAGTATTAAGTTAAATATTGTAATAAGTGGTTAAATACATGTTTGTTATGTGGCTGATATATTTTGTGCACATGCTGTGATGATGATTATTttacatttaacattgtaatTTTGGTTAACTTAATTgatttgtattttatatttttgttcagtttgttgttatttgtttgttttgctgtatGGAATTTTAAAGTAAACATCTGTAACCTAATAATACATATGTGGATCCTTACCATGGGTGAattcactgttttttgttttttttgttttttttttttttggatggggGGGCGATTAAGTGAACCGGATTAATTTAGTAAAATGAACAGTTTACCACCACTAACACCTTTAGGGGTGGACACAAGGGAGTAGTCTGTTAATAAATGTATTTGTTTGGATGTACTTTACTAAACTAACATCTAATACAACAAATTAATTTTGGTGTGGTCTGTTGAGTGCATTTCACATTCCCCTTTATTCTCTGTGTGCATTATTTGTTCACCTGGTTTTAGAGGCTTTGAAGTGTATTAGCACAAGCAGAAtggtacatggactgcatttataaagtgcttttctgtctgcatcagaagatcaaagtactttacagtgatgcctcacattcacccattcacacacacactgatgtcagggtgctgccatgcaaggtgctcactacacactaggagcaacttgggtattaaggaccttgcccaagggccctttgtgattttccggcCAGACGtgtatttgaacagaggatcctctggtcttaaacccaccgcttaaccactagaccatcatctccctggTGAATGAGTAATGTAGCACTACATGCTAATG comes from the Thalassophryne amazonica chromosome 8, fThaAma1.1, whole genome shotgun sequence genome and includes:
- the uevld gene encoding ubiquitin-conjugating enzyme E2 variant 3 is translated as MDLSSDKIQRSLSKYKFHEVVIEELDKIYHIYPGLKPVTATYTFTDSTQKDLLKLVGNIPVKYEGRSYNFPIQLWLLDSFPFTPPICLLRPTADMVIIEGKHVDAKGRIHLPGLHSWDYPKSSVVGLLDEMIKKFEEDPPLSAKTTEDKKDELMAFVSNLQISEGHARRDKSVKVSVIGGGDLGMATVMAILAKGDVDKLVFIDVAESSTKGGSTDLEIFSLPKVEVSKDLSASAGSKVVVVTANAWSGDQSYTNVVQTNVDLFRGIIPNLVHLSPNTVMLVASQPVDIMTHVAWRQSGLPPNRVVGAGCNLDSERLSQILDINLNIHKQAWVIGEHSDSKVAVMSNTGLNSNVRPEIARESSTTKPLLNRAFELMKNQGQRSWSVGLSVADITSSILTNKMKVHSVSTLAQGWGGINAEVFLSLPCIMGANGSMRLAGVSLGLEEDSKLKDSIASLSNLMSQLQL